A single region of the Streptomyces sp. NBC_00236 genome encodes:
- a CDS encoding RNA polymerase sigma factor: MEPKDADSAVPVGGISDRELWARAVDGDREAFGRIFDRHGKTVYNHVFRRTADWSEAEDLTSTVFLHAWRRRSETVLDRDSALPWLLGIADHLLSNTRRRLRRAEALLRRLVSHDESVGDHADHVVVMVDDERRMSEIHRALARLPRHEREVVELCVWTGLDQQAAAAALGVAVGTVKSRLHRARRRLGADLLDGATVTASFSSSTPVHAKEVAR, from the coding sequence ATGGAACCGAAAGACGCTGATTCCGCCGTACCGGTCGGAGGGATATCCGACCGGGAGCTGTGGGCGAGGGCTGTCGACGGCGACCGGGAGGCGTTCGGCCGGATCTTCGACCGTCATGGGAAGACCGTCTACAACCATGTGTTCCGACGGACGGCCGACTGGTCCGAGGCCGAAGACCTCACGTCGACCGTTTTCCTGCACGCCTGGCGGCGACGGTCCGAGACGGTGCTGGACCGCGACTCCGCCTTGCCCTGGTTGCTGGGCATCGCCGACCACCTGCTGTCGAACACCAGGCGGCGGCTGAGGCGGGCGGAGGCGCTGCTGCGTCGGCTCGTCTCGCATGACGAGTCCGTGGGCGACCACGCCGACCACGTCGTCGTCATGGTCGACGACGAGCGTCGGATGTCGGAGATCCACCGGGCGCTGGCGCGGCTGCCGCGCCACGAACGCGAGGTGGTCGAGCTCTGCGTGTGGACGGGCCTGGATCAGCAGGCAGCCGCAGCAGCGCTGGGGGTGGCGGTCGGGACCGTGAAGTCCCGACTGCACCGGGCCCGGCGGAGGCTGGGGGCCGACCTCCTCGACGGAGCGACGGTGACGGCGTCATTCAGTTCCAGTACCCCCGTCCACGCGAAGGAGGTCGCACGATGA
- a CDS encoding alkaline phosphatase family protein codes for MILHTAESPSPDTENSATGEHTGEFRITRRRMLQTAAVTLGAIAAGPVAEAVAGAQASAADYVLPKGYNGDISDLKHVVILMQENRSFDHYLGQLRGVRGHDDKQVLRFQDGTNVFQQRDATGAIVTPAVSTATWSDKHNFYGANGGRWDTWVKDKGDHCMWYYTPDYMPWMYSLASHYTVCDMNFCSMHGPTIPNRYYLMTGSGGGETTNAKQNNYSRTWTTVPEQLQQAGIDWRVYSDNSGNGVGGSLQNGFIGEYGCNVTNSFAAFDPRTADAADLEPGTGKIWKANSFVYEGATTPNDDSEANLDAVLRDLIAACEPGAEHPLPEVSWVVMPAAWSEHPGFDTVHGERYMNKILKTLQSNQDIWNHTLVIITYDENDGKFDHVLPPRPEEGTPGEYSGTTPYGFGPRVPMLLVSPWTRGGYVASEVFDHTSTVKFLETWAAHLGKPFTCPNITDWRRSIAGDLTSAIDFAHPRPGPVVIADPVTGTPPKPPRDRMESRGLSFHPHATFTEDRAAGTVTASMSLSGGPEGKAVSLQVFPDRYLPFANTPYTVSAANPRTYTWDTNATDGKYAFSVYGPDGFLRSFAGQVIPEGGSTDRDGHPRVEAELVKGRRAVVRLRLHNDGRHPVRYTLKANDYVGGTRKITVPGGRSTVVNWPTEHGYYDVVLTADKGTGWTQRYAGRVATV; via the coding sequence ATGATCCTCCACACCGCCGAGTCCCCGAGTCCCGACACCGAGAACAGCGCCACCGGCGAGCACACCGGCGAATTCCGCATCACGCGGCGCCGGATGCTGCAGACGGCCGCCGTCACCCTCGGTGCGATCGCCGCAGGCCCGGTCGCCGAGGCGGTCGCCGGGGCGCAGGCCAGTGCGGCCGACTACGTCCTGCCCAAGGGCTACAACGGCGACATATCCGATCTGAAGCACGTGGTGATCCTGATGCAGGAGAACCGGTCCTTCGACCACTACCTCGGTCAGCTGCGCGGCGTACGCGGACACGACGACAAGCAGGTCCTGAGATTCCAGGACGGCACGAACGTCTTCCAGCAACGCGACGCCACCGGCGCCATCGTGACGCCCGCCGTGTCGACCGCCACCTGGAGCGACAAGCACAACTTCTACGGGGCCAACGGCGGGCGGTGGGACACCTGGGTGAAGGACAAGGGCGACCACTGCATGTGGTACTACACGCCCGACTACATGCCGTGGATGTACTCGCTGGCCTCCCACTACACCGTCTGCGACATGAACTTCTGCTCCATGCACGGGCCGACCATCCCCAACCGCTACTACCTGATGACCGGTTCGGGCGGCGGCGAGACCACCAACGCCAAGCAGAACAACTACAGCCGCACCTGGACCACGGTCCCCGAACAGCTCCAGCAGGCCGGCATCGACTGGCGGGTCTACTCCGACAACAGCGGCAACGGCGTCGGCGGCAGCCTCCAGAACGGCTTCATCGGCGAGTACGGCTGCAACGTCACCAACAGCTTCGCCGCCTTCGACCCCCGCACGGCGGACGCGGCCGACCTCGAACCGGGCACCGGCAAGATCTGGAAGGCCAACTCCTTCGTCTACGAGGGCGCCACCACGCCCAACGACGACTCCGAGGCGAACCTCGACGCCGTCCTCCGCGACCTGATCGCCGCCTGCGAACCGGGGGCCGAGCACCCCCTGCCCGAGGTCTCCTGGGTGGTGATGCCCGCCGCGTGGAGTGAGCACCCGGGCTTCGACACGGTGCACGGCGAGCGCTACATGAACAAGATCCTCAAGACGCTCCAGAGCAACCAGGACATCTGGAACCACACCCTGGTGATCATCACCTACGACGAGAACGACGGAAAGTTCGACCACGTCCTGCCCCCGCGCCCGGAGGAGGGCACGCCCGGCGAGTACTCCGGTACCACTCCGTACGGGTTCGGCCCCCGGGTACCGATGCTGCTGGTCTCGCCGTGGACCCGGGGCGGCTATGTCGCCTCGGAGGTGTTCGACCACACCTCGACGGTGAAGTTCCTGGAGACCTGGGCCGCCCACCTGGGCAAGCCGTTCACCTGCCCGAACATCACCGACTGGCGCCGGTCGATCGCCGGCGACCTGACCAGCGCGATCGACTTCGCACACCCGCGCCCGGGCCCGGTCGTCATCGCCGACCCGGTCACCGGCACCCCGCCGAAGCCGCCGCGTGACCGGATGGAGTCGCGCGGCCTCTCCTTCCACCCGCACGCCACCTTCACCGAGGACCGTGCCGCCGGCACGGTGACCGCCTCCATGTCGCTGTCCGGGGGCCCGGAGGGCAAGGCGGTGAGCCTCCAGGTCTTCCCCGACCGGTACCTCCCGTTCGCCAACACCCCGTACACGGTGAGCGCGGCGAACCCGCGTACGTACACCTGGGACACGAACGCGACCGACGGCAAGTACGCCTTCTCCGTCTACGGCCCCGACGGCTTCCTGCGCTCCTTCGCAGGGCAGGTGATTCCCGAGGGCGGGAGCACTGATCGCGACGGCCATCCGCGCGTGGAGGCGGAGTTGGTCAAGGGCAGGCGCGCCGTGGTCAGGCTGCGCCTGCACAACGACGGCAGGCACCCCGTCCGTTACACGCTGAAGGCCAACGACTACGTCGGCGGCACCCGGAAGATCACCGTGCCCGGCGGCCGCTCCACCGTCGTGAACTGGCCCACCGAGCACGGCTACTACGACGTGGTGCTCACCGCCGACAAGGGCACCGGCTGGACGCAGCGGTACGCGGGGCGGGTGGCGACGGTCTGA
- a CDS encoding GNAT family N-acetyltransferase, with translation MAHTVRATASDVPALAAVLASAYAEDPVWSWLMPHDRDRRLRLLFTAHLAQQVPAGRVWTDENRTVAAVWAEPGQWKLPVSYLLRNAGTLLRAGRAQLPRTGLRLLALEHRHPAGPAHWYVEYIGTHADARGTGRGSQVLSGLLEQADADGRPVFLESSNSRNLTFYERHGFAVHEEMTFRAGPPMWSMWRR, from the coding sequence ATGGCCCACACAGTCCGCGCGACCGCCTCCGACGTCCCGGCGCTCGCCGCCGTCCTCGCCAGCGCGTACGCCGAGGACCCCGTCTGGTCCTGGCTGATGCCGCACGACCGGGACCGGCGGCTGCGGCTCCTGTTCACCGCGCACCTCGCCCAGCAGGTCCCGGCGGGCCGGGTGTGGACGGACGAGAACCGCACGGTCGCGGCGGTGTGGGCGGAGCCCGGGCAGTGGAAGCTCCCGGTGAGCTACCTGCTGCGCAACGCGGGCACGCTGCTACGAGCCGGGCGGGCCCAACTGCCACGGACGGGGTTGCGGTTGCTCGCCCTGGAGCACCGCCACCCGGCCGGGCCGGCCCACTGGTACGTCGAGTACATCGGCACCCACGCGGACGCGCGCGGCACGGGGCGTGGCTCGCAAGTGCTGAGCGGGCTGCTGGAGCAGGCCGACGCGGACGGGCGGCCGGTGTTCCTGGAGTCGAGCAACTCCCGCAATCTGACGTTCTACGAGCGGCACGGTTTCGCCGTGCACGAGGAGATGACGTTCCGGGCCGGTCCGCCGATGTGGTCGATGTGGCGCAGATAG
- a CDS encoding pirin family protein — MISVRRSGDRFRGGDGAAGIESRHSFSFGTFYDPDNLRFGPVLACNEERLAPGAGFEEHPHSHTEIVTWVVEGELTHRDSAGHATVVRPGDVQHLSAASGVRHVERNDGEGTLTFLQMWLAPLEPGGEPSYTTVHGIADSTPYALPESGAMLHVRRLAEGERAAVPDAPRVYVHVVRGVVRIGDAELTGGDAARIAEETGLELVAGGTSEVLIWELPG; from the coding sequence GTGATTTCCGTACGTCGCTCGGGCGACCGCTTCAGGGGTGGGGACGGGGCGGCCGGCATCGAGTCCCGGCACTCCTTCTCCTTCGGCACGTTCTACGACCCCGACAACCTCCGCTTCGGCCCGGTCCTGGCCTGCAACGAGGAACGCCTCGCCCCCGGCGCCGGGTTCGAGGAGCACCCGCACAGCCACACCGAGATCGTCACCTGGGTCGTGGAGGGCGAGCTGACCCACCGGGACTCGGCCGGTCACGCCACCGTCGTACGGCCCGGGGACGTCCAGCACCTCAGCGCGGCCTCCGGCGTCCGCCACGTCGAACGCAACGACGGTGAAGGGACGTTGACGTTCCTCCAGATGTGGCTCGCGCCCCTGGAGCCGGGCGGCGAGCCCTCGTACACGACGGTCCACGGGATCGCCGACTCCACCCCGTACGCGCTGCCGGAGTCCGGCGCGATGCTCCACGTGCGCCGGCTGGCCGAGGGTGAGCGCGCGGCGGTGCCGGACGCGCCGCGGGTGTACGTGCACGTGGTGCGGGGGGTCGTGCGGATCGGTGACGCGGAGCTGACGGGGGGCGACGCGGCGCGGATCGCGGAGGAGACGGGCCTTGAGCTGGTCGCGGGTGGGACGTCCGAGGTGCTGATCTGGGAGCTCCCCGGCTGA
- a CDS encoding PucR family transcriptional regulator, protein MPRPDPEQPAANAAHLHAATLKRLEQSSGRLAANAIARMDESLPWYRAMPPENRSWIGLVAQAGIAAFTEWFRHPETPQAISTDVFGTAPRELTRAITLRQTVEMVRTTIEVMEAAIDEVAAPGDESVLREALLVYAREIAFATAQVYAQAAEARGAWDARLESLVVNAVLSGEADEGAVSRAAALGWNSPEHVCVLLGTAPDGDSELTVEAIRRAARHAKLQVLTGVLGNRLVVIAGGSDNPLQVAKALIGPYAAGPVVAGPVVPDLLAATRSAQAAAAGLKACGAWQDAPRPVLADDLLPERAMAGDPAARDQLVEEIYRPLEEAGSALLETLSVYLEQASSLEGAARMLFVHPNTVRYRLRRVTDVTGWSPSDVRSAFTLRIALILGRLADRDLQS, encoded by the coding sequence GTGCCCCGACCCGATCCTGAGCAGCCCGCTGCGAACGCCGCCCATCTCCATGCCGCGACCCTGAAACGGCTGGAGCAGTCCTCCGGCCGGCTGGCCGCGAACGCGATCGCCCGCATGGACGAGTCGCTGCCCTGGTACCGGGCGATGCCACCGGAGAACCGGTCCTGGATCGGTCTGGTGGCCCAGGCCGGTATCGCCGCGTTCACCGAGTGGTTCCGGCATCCGGAGACCCCGCAGGCCATCTCGACCGATGTCTTCGGTACGGCTCCGCGCGAGCTGACCCGGGCGATCACGCTGCGGCAGACCGTCGAGATGGTGCGGACGACCATCGAGGTCATGGAGGCGGCGATCGACGAAGTCGCCGCGCCCGGCGACGAGTCGGTGCTGCGTGAGGCGCTGCTCGTCTACGCGCGGGAGATCGCCTTCGCGACCGCCCAGGTGTACGCGCAGGCCGCCGAGGCCCGTGGCGCGTGGGACGCCCGGCTGGAATCGCTCGTGGTCAACGCGGTGCTGTCCGGCGAGGCCGACGAGGGCGCCGTGTCCCGGGCCGCCGCGCTCGGCTGGAACTCGCCCGAGCATGTGTGCGTGCTCCTGGGCACCGCCCCCGACGGGGACAGCGAGCTGACGGTGGAGGCGATCCGCCGAGCCGCCCGGCACGCCAAGCTCCAGGTCCTGACCGGGGTGCTGGGCAACCGCCTGGTCGTGATCGCCGGCGGCAGCGACAACCCGCTCCAGGTCGCGAAGGCGCTGATCGGCCCGTACGCGGCGGGTCCGGTCGTCGCCGGGCCCGTGGTGCCCGACCTGCTGGCCGCGACCCGGTCCGCGCAGGCGGCGGCTGCCGGGCTCAAGGCGTGCGGTGCCTGGCAGGACGCCCCGCGGCCGGTCCTCGCGGACGATCTTCTGCCGGAGCGCGCGATGGCGGGCGACCCGGCCGCACGGGATCAGTTGGTGGAGGAGATCTACAGACCGCTCGAAGAAGCAGGTTCTGCCCTCCTGGAGACGCTGAGTGTGTATCTGGAACAGGCGAGCAGTCTCGAAGGCGCCGCCAGGATGCTCTTCGTCCACCCCAACACCGTGCGCTACCGGCTCCGACGTGTGACAGACGTCACCGGCTGGTCCCCGTCCGACGTCCGCTCGGCGTTCACTCTGCGGATCGCCCTGATTCTGGGGCGTCTGGCCGACAGGGATCTCCAGTCCTAG
- a CDS encoding ACP S-malonyltransferase, whose translation MLVLVAPGQGAQTPGFLTPWLDLPGATDRIAAWSDAIGLDLAHYGTKADADEIRDTAVAQPLLVAAGLLSAAALDASPAVVAGHSVGEITAAALAGVIGDEAALRFVRTRGLGMAEAAAVTETGMAALLGGDPEVTVPHLEKLGLTPANVNGGGQIVAAGTAAQIAALAEDKPEGVRRVVPLKVAGAFHTHHMAPAVERLREAAAALEISDPAVTYVSNADGQTVATGAEVISRLVGQVANPVRWDLCMETFKALGVTAIVEACPGGTLTGLAKRALPGVQTLALKTPDDLDAARALIAEHAGA comes from the coding sequence GTGCTCGTACTCGTCGCTCCCGGCCAAGGCGCTCAGACGCCCGGCTTCCTGACTCCCTGGCTCGACCTCCCCGGTGCCACCGACCGCATCGCGGCCTGGTCCGACGCCATCGGGCTCGACCTTGCCCACTACGGCACCAAGGCTGACGCGGACGAGATCCGCGACACCGCGGTGGCTCAGCCGCTGCTGGTCGCCGCGGGTCTGCTGTCCGCTGCCGCGCTGGATGCTTCTCCGGCCGTCGTCGCAGGTCACAGCGTGGGTGAAATCACCGCGGCCGCTCTCGCCGGGGTCATCGGCGACGAGGCGGCGCTGCGTTTCGTCCGTACCCGTGGGCTCGGCATGGCCGAGGCCGCCGCGGTCACCGAGACCGGCATGGCTGCGCTGCTCGGCGGTGACCCCGAGGTCACCGTCCCGCACCTGGAGAAGCTCGGTCTGACGCCCGCGAACGTCAACGGGGGCGGCCAGATCGTCGCCGCCGGCACGGCCGCGCAGATCGCCGCGCTCGCCGAGGACAAGCCCGAGGGTGTGCGCCGGGTCGTCCCGCTCAAGGTCGCCGGCGCGTTCCACACGCATCACATGGCTCCCGCGGTCGAGCGTCTCCGTGAGGCCGCCGCGGCCCTGGAGATCTCCGACCCGGCCGTGACATATGTCTCGAACGCCGACGGGCAGACCGTCGCCACCGGCGCGGAGGTCATCTCCCGGCTGGTCGGCCAGGTCGCCAACCCGGTCCGCTGGGACCTGTGCATGGAGACGTTCAAGGCGCTGGGCGTCACCGCGATCGTCGAGGCCTGCCCCGGCGGCACGCTGACCGGTCTGGCCAAGCGCGCACTGCCCGGCGTGCAGACCCTCGCGCTCAAGACCCCCGACGACCTCGACGCGGCCCGCGCGCTCATCGCTGAGCACGCAGGCGCCTAA
- a CDS encoding ketoacyl-ACP synthase III: MSKIKPSQGAPYARIMGVGGYRPTRVVPNEVILETIDSSDEWIRSRSGIATRHWASDEETVAAMSVEASGKAIADAGITPEQIGAVIVSTVSHFKQTPAIATEIAHKIGAGKPAAFDISAGCAGFGYGLTLAKGMIVEGSAEYVLVIGVERLSDLTDLSDRATAFLFGDGAGAVIVGPSQVPAIGPTVWGSEGDKSETIKQTVAWDTFHADRPEKFPAITQEGQAVFRWAVFEMAKVAQQALDAAGIAPADLDVFIPHQANMRIIDSMVKTLKLPEHVTVARDVETTGNTSAASIPLAMERLLATGQAKSGDTALVIGFGAGLVYAATVVTLP, from the coding sequence ATGTCGAAGATCAAGCCCAGCCAGGGCGCCCCGTACGCGCGGATCATGGGTGTGGGCGGCTACCGCCCGACCCGTGTCGTGCCCAACGAGGTGATCCTCGAGACGATCGACTCGTCCGACGAGTGGATCCGCTCCCGGTCCGGCATCGCCACCCGCCACTGGGCCTCCGACGAGGAGACCGTGGCCGCGATGTCCGTCGAGGCGTCCGGCAAGGCCATCGCCGACGCCGGGATCACGCCGGAGCAGATCGGCGCGGTCATCGTCTCCACCGTCTCGCACTTCAAGCAGACCCCGGCCATCGCGACCGAGATCGCCCACAAGATCGGTGCGGGCAAGCCCGCCGCCTTCGACATCTCGGCCGGCTGCGCGGGCTTCGGCTACGGCCTGACGCTCGCCAAGGGCATGATCGTCGAGGGCTCGGCCGAGTACGTACTCGTCATCGGCGTGGAGCGGCTGAGCGACCTCACCGACCTGAGCGACCGCGCGACGGCGTTCCTGTTCGGCGACGGCGCCGGTGCGGTCATCGTCGGCCCCTCCCAGGTGCCCGCCATAGGCCCGACGGTCTGGGGCTCCGAGGGCGACAAGTCCGAGACGATCAAGCAGACCGTGGCGTGGGACACCTTCCACGCCGACCGTCCGGAGAAGTTCCCGGCCATCACGCAGGAGGGCCAGGCGGTCTTCCGCTGGGCCGTCTTCGAGATGGCGAAGGTCGCCCAGCAGGCGCTGGACGCGGCCGGGATCGCCCCGGCAGACCTGGACGTCTTCATTCCGCACCAGGCCAACATGCGGATCATCGACTCGATGGTGAAGACACTGAAGCTGCCGGAGCACGTCACGGTCGCCCGTGACGTGGAAACCACCGGCAACACCTCCGCCGCCTCGATTCCGCTCGCAATGGAGCGGCTCCTGGCGACCGGTCAGGCGAAGAGCGGCGACACCGCGCTCGTCATCGGCTTCGGGGCGGGTCTCGTCTACGCCGCGACGGTCGTTACCCTCCCCTAG
- a CDS encoding acyl carrier protein translates to MAATQEEIVTGLAEIVNEIAGIPVEDVQLDKSFTDDLDVDSLSMVEVVVAAEERFDVKIPDEDVKNLKTVGDAADYILKHQG, encoded by the coding sequence ATGGCCGCCACGCAGGAAGAGATCGTCACCGGTCTCGCCGAGATCGTCAACGAGATCGCCGGTATCCCGGTCGAGGACGTCCAGCTGGACAAGTCCTTCACCGACGACCTGGACGTCGACTCGCTGTCCATGGTCGAGGTCGTCGTCGCCGCCGAGGAGCGCTTCGACGTCAAGATCCCCGACGAGGACGTCAAGAACCTCAAGACGGTCGGCGACGCCGCCGACTACATCCTCAAGCACCAGGGCTGA
- the fabF gene encoding beta-ketoacyl-ACP synthase II has translation MSSTNRTVVVTGIGATTPLGGDSASTWEGLMAGRSGVKPLEGERFAELPVRIAALAAVDPGDVLPRPLARKLDRSAQFALIASREAWADAGFTGPAGEDEKIRPERLGSVIASGIGGVITLLDQYDVLKEKGVRRVSPHTVPMLMPNGPAANVGIEVNAQAGVHTPVSACASGAEAIGYAVEMIRTGRADVVLAGGTEAAIHPLPIAAFANMMAMSKSNDEPEKASRPYDTGRDGFVLGEGAGVVVLESAEHAAARGARVYCEVLGQGLSADAHHIAQPEPTGRGIATAMQNLLDQTDLKPSEVVHLNAHATSTPQGDIAELKALRKVLGDDLDHVAISATKSMTGHLLGGAGGIETVATVLALHHRMAPPTINVEHLDEAVEADIVRDDPRPLPEGPIAAINNSFGFGGHNVVLAFRSV, from the coding sequence GTGAGCTCGACCAATCGCACCGTGGTCGTCACCGGTATCGGCGCAACCACTCCGCTGGGTGGCGATTCCGCATCGACCTGGGAAGGTCTGATGGCCGGCCGTTCCGGCGTCAAGCCTCTTGAGGGCGAACGTTTCGCCGAACTGCCTGTCCGGATCGCGGCCCTCGCGGCCGTCGACCCGGGCGACGTCCTGCCCCGCCCGCTCGCCCGCAAGCTGGACCGCTCGGCGCAGTTCGCGCTGATCGCGTCCCGTGAGGCGTGGGCGGACGCGGGCTTCACCGGCCCTGCCGGTGAGGACGAGAAGATCCGCCCCGAGCGGCTGGGTTCGGTCATCGCCTCCGGTATCGGCGGCGTGATCACCCTGCTCGACCAGTACGACGTGCTGAAGGAGAAGGGCGTACGCCGCGTCTCCCCGCACACCGTGCCCATGCTCATGCCCAACGGCCCGGCCGCCAACGTGGGTATCGAGGTGAACGCCCAGGCGGGCGTCCACACCCCGGTGTCCGCCTGCGCGTCGGGTGCCGAGGCCATCGGCTACGCCGTCGAGATGATCCGTACCGGCCGTGCCGACGTGGTCCTCGCCGGTGGCACCGAGGCGGCGATCCACCCGCTGCCGATCGCCGCGTTCGCCAACATGATGGCGATGTCCAAGAGCAACGACGAGCCCGAGAAGGCCTCGCGCCCGTACGACACGGGCCGGGACGGCTTCGTCCTCGGCGAGGGCGCCGGTGTCGTCGTCCTGGAGTCCGCGGAGCACGCCGCCGCGCGTGGCGCCCGGGTCTACTGCGAGGTCCTGGGCCAGGGGCTGTCCGCGGACGCCCACCACATCGCCCAGCCCGAACCGACCGGGCGCGGCATCGCCACGGCGATGCAGAACCTGCTGGACCAGACGGACCTCAAGCCGTCCGAGGTCGTGCACCTCAACGCGCACGCCACGTCCACGCCGCAGGGTGACATCGCGGAGCTGAAGGCACTGCGCAAGGTCCTGGGCGATGATCTGGACCACGTCGCGATCTCGGCGACGAAGTCGATGACGGGGCACCTGCTCGGTGGCGCGGGCGGTATCGAGACCGTGGCGACCGTGCTGGCCCTGCACCACCGGATGGCTCCGCCGACCATCAACGTCGAGCACCTCGACGAGGCGGTCGAGGCGGACATCGTGCGCGACGATCCCCGTCCGCTGCCGGAGGGTCCGATCGCGGCGATCAACAACTCGTTCGGGTTCGGCGGGCACAACGTGGTGCTGGCGTTCCGTAGCGTGTGA
- a CDS encoding DUF3145 domain-containing protein — translation MTTRGVLYVHSAPRALCPHVEWAVGGVLGVRVQLDWIRQPAAPGTWRSEFSWQASPGTASKLASALRGWDLLRFEVTAEPSPTAEGERYSSTPGLGIFHAVTGMHGDILVPEDRLRAALARSLSGESDLEGEIAKLLGKPWDDELESFRHAGEGAPVRWLHQVV, via the coding sequence GTGACGACACGTGGAGTCCTGTACGTCCACTCAGCCCCGCGCGCGCTCTGCCCCCACGTCGAATGGGCGGTGGGGGGCGTACTCGGCGTGCGGGTCCAGCTCGACTGGATCAGACAGCCGGCCGCACCCGGCACCTGGCGCTCCGAATTCTCCTGGCAGGCCAGCCCGGGCACGGCGTCGAAACTGGCCTCCGCGCTGCGCGGCTGGGATCTGCTGCGCTTCGAGGTGACGGCGGAACCCTCGCCGACCGCGGAGGGCGAGCGCTACAGCTCCACGCCCGGACTCGGCATCTTCCACGCCGTCACCGGCATGCACGGCGACATCCTGGTCCCCGAGGACCGGCTGAGGGCCGCGCTGGCACGGTCGTTGAGCGGCGAGAGCGACCTGGAGGGCGAGATCGCCAAGCTCCTGGGCAAGCCGTGGGACGACGAGCTGGAATCCTTCCGCCACGCGGGCGAGGGCGCGCCGGTGCGGTGGCTGCACCAGGTGGTGTGA
- a CDS encoding SGNH/GDSL hydrolase family protein, producing MPDRSVRHRSRTALAALAAVTFLGTAVLTGCDSGPDGTTKGAKADAGRKPAAAPLWDRSPESVAAVGDSITRGFDACSVLADCPEASWATGTDSSVRSLAVRLLGASGAADRSWNHAETGARIAQLPEQMALAAQEDPDLVTVMIGANDACRDSVRTMTPVADFRASFEASLRQLRSAAPKTQVYVSSVPDLKRLWSTGRVNQLGKQIWKLGICKSMLGDADNMGASAVARRTAVQDRVVAYNEVLREVCAKDRRCRYDGGAVFDYRFTGKQLSQWDWFHPGRNGQARLAEIAYRNVTAARPPG from the coding sequence ATGCCGGATCGCTCCGTACGGCACCGTTCGCGCACCGCACTGGCCGCACTGGCCGCCGTGACGTTCCTCGGCACGGCCGTCCTGACGGGCTGTGACTCCGGGCCCGACGGGACGACGAAGGGCGCGAAGGCGGACGCGGGCCGGAAACCGGCCGCCGCACCGCTCTGGGACCGCAGTCCGGAATCGGTCGCCGCTGTCGGGGACTCCATCACTCGCGGCTTCGACGCCTGTTCGGTACTGGCCGACTGTCCCGAGGCCTCTTGGGCGACCGGCACGGACAGCTCGGTGCGCAGCCTGGCGGTACGTCTCCTCGGCGCGTCGGGCGCCGCCGACCGCAGCTGGAACCACGCCGAGACGGGCGCCAGGATCGCCCAGCTGCCGGAGCAGATGGCGCTGGCCGCGCAGGAGGACCCTGATCTGGTGACGGTGATGATCGGTGCGAACGACGCCTGCCGGGACTCCGTGCGGACCATGACTCCGGTGGCGGACTTCCGGGCGTCGTTCGAGGCGTCGCTGCGTCAGCTGCGCAGCGCGGCGCCGAAGACACAGGTGTACGTGTCGAGCGTGCCGGACCTCAAGCGGCTCTGGTCGACGGGCCGGGTCAATCAGCTGGGCAAGCAGATCTGGAAGCTGGGCATCTGCAAGTCGATGCTGGGTGACGCGGACAACATGGGGGCCTCCGCGGTGGCCCGGCGCACGGCGGTGCAGGACCGTGTCGTCGCGTACAACGAGGTCCTGCGCGAGGTGTGCGCGAAGGACCGGCGCTGCCGTTACGACGGCGGGGCGGTGTTCGACTACCGGTTCACCGGCAAGCAGCTCAGCCAGTGGGACTGGTTCCATCCGGGGCGCAACGGGCAGGCCCGGCTCGCCGAGATCGCCTACCGCAATGTCACGGCGGCACGGCCTCCGGGCTAA